Proteins encoded together in one Salarchaeum sp. JOR-1 window:
- a CDS encoding cyclase family protein yields the protein MTLRDCSHPIEDGMPVYPGDPAVGVEPAATMDADGFRVHRLALSTHAGTHVDAPSHLEPGGATLGEYGVEAFRWDARVVHCAPGRNGRIELGDVPEAGGADAVVFATGWSDHWGTDEYREHPALTRDAAARCADFEYHVGVDCPSVDPSESAAFPAHHELLGAGGLILENLTNLAGLPERVTLHAYPLPVDADGAPARVVAEF from the coding sequence GTGACTCTTCGAGACTGCTCGCACCCAATCGAGGACGGGATGCCCGTCTACCCGGGAGACCCCGCCGTGGGGGTCGAACCGGCGGCGACGATGGACGCCGACGGCTTTCGCGTCCACCGCCTCGCGCTCTCCACGCACGCGGGTACGCACGTGGACGCGCCGAGCCACCTCGAACCCGGCGGCGCGACGCTCGGCGAGTACGGCGTCGAGGCGTTCCGCTGGGACGCGCGCGTGGTTCACTGCGCCCCCGGACGGAACGGCCGGATTGAACTGGGCGACGTACCGGAGGCCGGCGGCGCGGACGCGGTCGTGTTCGCGACCGGGTGGAGCGACCACTGGGGGACGGACGAGTACCGCGAGCATCCCGCGCTCACCCGAGACGCGGCTGCTCGGTGCGCCGACTTCGAGTATCACGTCGGCGTGGACTGTCCGAGCGTCGACCCGTCCGAGAGCGCGGCGTTCCCGGCGCACCACGAACTCCTCGGCGCTGGCGGCCTGATTCTTGAGAACCTCACGAACCTCGCGGGCCTCCCGGAGCGGGTGACGCTGCACGCGTACCCGCTGCCGGTTGACGCGGACGGCGCGCCCGCCCGCGTCGTGGCGGAGTTCTAG
- a CDS encoding MFS transporter — protein MAASEDRGSPLSLFRNAEFVALSGTAFARSQAYSTLLLALALYADLFGTTGLVEGLFGATFALAQLLIVLPLGRKIDTGNAKRYLVAGLLVNVFVFVGFIFVENAVHVILVRILQGVGASVLWITGSAVVGEISPDGERGRWLGTYNQVAAFSSMAGDLVGGYLLYARGFTFTYVVLSAVTLAATALVLLFLRDNPGGMTDPADATGRETLVALLGRPMVRSLVTFRLAFSFGKMAVILFLPIYARTVFGVSSLVIGGILAGGKLAKTVLQGYMGDLTDRLGGEHRFVVAGALLYAVGTAMLPLAGPANDLLTTAVLPVVGTVTNAGALAVMFSAYAVLGVADSIRLPASMSLFVSEGERFDSVASSMSLRSLSWKFGQVVGPLTVGIITDLSSMPVAFAVAAAVILVATAAFVFMYRRSTVSERAQALATDD, from the coding sequence GTGGCCGCCTCCGAAGACCGTGGGAGTCCGCTCTCGCTCTTCAGGAACGCCGAGTTCGTCGCGCTCTCCGGCACGGCGTTCGCGCGCAGTCAGGCGTACTCGACGCTCCTCCTCGCGCTCGCGCTGTACGCCGACCTGTTCGGCACCACGGGACTCGTCGAGGGGTTGTTCGGCGCGACGTTCGCGCTCGCGCAACTCCTCATCGTCCTCCCGCTCGGACGCAAAATCGACACCGGGAACGCGAAGCGCTACCTCGTCGCCGGCCTCCTCGTCAACGTCTTCGTGTTCGTCGGGTTCATCTTCGTGGAGAACGCCGTCCACGTCATCCTCGTCCGCATCCTCCAGGGCGTCGGCGCGAGCGTCCTCTGGATCACGGGGTCGGCGGTCGTCGGCGAAATCAGCCCGGACGGCGAGCGCGGGCGCTGGCTCGGCACCTACAACCAGGTCGCGGCCTTTTCGAGCATGGCGGGCGACCTCGTGGGCGGCTACCTCCTCTACGCGCGCGGCTTCACGTTCACGTACGTCGTGCTCTCCGCGGTGACGCTCGCCGCGACCGCGCTCGTCCTGCTCTTCCTCCGGGACAACCCCGGCGGGATGACCGACCCCGCGGACGCGACCGGACGGGAGACGCTCGTCGCGCTGCTCGGCCGGCCGATGGTGCGCTCGCTCGTCACGTTCCGCCTCGCGTTCAGCTTCGGGAAGATGGCGGTCATCCTCTTCCTCCCCATCTACGCCCGCACCGTGTTCGGCGTGAGTTCGCTCGTCATCGGCGGCATCCTCGCCGGCGGGAAGCTCGCGAAGACCGTGCTTCAGGGCTACATGGGCGACCTCACCGACCGCCTCGGCGGCGAACACCGCTTCGTCGTCGCGGGCGCGCTCCTCTACGCGGTCGGCACGGCGATGCTCCCGCTCGCCGGCCCCGCGAACGACCTCCTCACCACCGCGGTCCTCCCCGTCGTCGGCACCGTCACGAACGCCGGCGCGCTCGCCGTGATGTTCAGCGCGTACGCCGTGCTCGGGGTCGCGGACAGCATCCGCCTCCCCGCGAGCATGAGCCTGTTCGTCAGCGAGGGCGAGCGCTTCGACTCCGTCGCGTCCAGCATGAGTCTGCGCTCGCTCTCGTGGAAGTTCGGGCAGGTCGTCGGTCCGCTCACCGTCGGAATCATCACCGACCTCTCCTCGATGCCGGTCGCGTTCGCCGTCGCCGCGGCCGTCATCCTCGTCGCCACCGCCGCGTTCGTCTTCATGTACCGCCGCAGCACGGTGAGCGAGCGCGCGCAGGCGCTCGCCACTGACGACTAG